In Chryseobacterium turcicum, a single window of DNA contains:
- a CDS encoding IS630 family transposase, with the protein MRCWLKPLQNQEEYLLKAEQLKSLMSLTKDDYLDVYFADESGFSLTPSISYHWQQKNVNVKIIPRHSKRINVFGMMSKNNNLFQRHHIGKITSDFVIQAIDEFSKTITKKTVICLDNARIHHSKEFKAQISKWKKLDIEIFYLPKYSPHLNSIEILWRKIKYEWLRAKD; encoded by the coding sequence ATACGATGTTGGCTCAAGCCTCTACAAAATCAAGAAGAATATCTATTGAAAGCAGAGCAATTGAAGAGTTTAATGAGTCTGACGAAAGATGATTATTTGGATGTATACTTTGCTGATGAGAGCGGATTTTCTTTAACTCCCTCCATTTCTTACCATTGGCAACAAAAAAATGTAAATGTAAAAATTATACCCAGGCACAGTAAAAGAATCAATGTTTTTGGGATGATGTCTAAGAATAATAATCTTTTTCAGCGTCATCATATTGGAAAAATAACTTCTGATTTTGTAATTCAGGCCATTGATGAATTTTCAAAAACAATCACAAAGAAGACTGTTATTTGTTTAGATAATGCACGGATACATCATTCTAAGGAATTTAAAGCCCAAATTTCAAAATGGAAGAAGTTAGATATTGAAATTTTTTATCTTCCAAAATATAGTCCACATCTTAATTCTATTGAAATTCTTTGGCGAAAAATAAAGTATGAATGGCTTCGTGCAAAAGATTA
- a CDS encoding helix-turn-helix domain-containing protein — MKFIVLNENEKATLKMMSSHHPNSFVRDRAKSLIMNHNGIRAKQISDIFSVQIRAVYSWIKSYEDKGFIGLYTKKGQGRINVFSSFSSEEEKCILDKIDQGDSVKETTCFINENLSERVTERMLKIFLKKRLCLEKNTMLAQASTKSRRISIESRAIEEFNESDER, encoded by the coding sequence ATGAAATTTATAGTTTTAAATGAAAATGAAAAGGCAACCTTGAAAATGATGTCCAGCCACCATCCAAATTCTTTCGTTCGAGACCGTGCCAAAAGTTTGATCATGAATCATAATGGCATTAGAGCAAAGCAGATTTCGGATATTTTCTCAGTACAAATCAGAGCTGTTTATTCATGGATTAAATCGTATGAAGATAAAGGGTTTATAGGCCTTTATACGAAAAAGGGACAAGGAAGGATAAATGTTTTTTCTTCATTTTCTTCAGAAGAAGAAAAATGTATTTTGGATAAAATAGATCAGGGAGATTCTGTGAAAGAAACGACCTGTTTTATCAATGAAAATCTTTCAGAACGTGTTACAGAAAGAATGCTAAAAATCTTTCTAAAAAAAAGATTATGTCTGGAAAAGAATACGATGTTGGCTCAAGCCTCTACAAAATCAAGAAGAATATCTATTGAAAGCAGAGCAATTGAAGAGTTTAATGAGTCTGACGAAAGATGA